A stretch of the Capsicum annuum cultivar UCD-10X-F1 chromosome 8, UCD10Xv1.1, whole genome shotgun sequence genome encodes the following:
- the LOC107838835 gene encoding aminoacyl tRNA synthase complex-interacting multifunctional protein 1, with amino-acid sequence MSVMGIGPANWLKGSSTLLLSCRTNSIPTAIFSRSKLNYFPPTFSIQHSKLQNITTLFTSVNGHKIGHWCNQSTKSYCTAPSNVSIKEEQEATVVEEDEETKVKKIKDAANSLDIRVGRIVRAWRHEEADSLYVEEVDVGEAEPRIICSGLVKYVPLDHLQERSVIVLANLKPRNMRGVKSNGMLMAASDASHENVELLEPPEGAVPGERIWFGSVDEKDNLPDVATPNQIAKRKIWELVQPHLKTDDACVAALGTHTMRASTGVVVSPSLKDADIS; translated from the exons ATGAGTGTAATGGGGATTGGGCCAGCTAACTGGTTAAAGGGAAGTAGCACTCTCTTACTTTCTTGCCGCACCAATTCAATTCCTACTGCTATTTTTTCACGCTCGAAGCTCAATTATTTCCCCCCAACATTTTCAATCCAACACTCcaaattacaaaacattacaacCCTTTTCACTAGTGTTAATGGCCATAAAATTGGTCATTGGTGCAATCAGAGCACAAAATCATACTGTACGGCACCATCAAATGTGAGTATAAAAGAAGAGCAGGAGGCTACTGTAGTTGAGGAGGATGAGGAGACTAAGGTGAAGAAGATTAAGGATGCGGCGAATAGTTTGGATATTAGGGTTGGGCGAATAGTTAGAGCGTGGAGACATGAGGAGGCTGATTCACTTTATGTTGAAGAGGTTGATGTTGGTGAGGCTGAACCTAGAATCATCTGTAGTGGGCTGGTTAAGTATGTGCCTCTTGACCATCTTCAG GAAAGGAGTGTGATTGTTCTTGCGAATCTAAAGCCAAGGAATATGCGTGGTGTCAAGTCAAATGGAATGCTGATGGCAGCATCAGATGCATCTCATGAAAACGTGGAACTTCTTGAGCCACCTGAAGGCGCAGTACCCGGGGAAAGGATATGGTTTGGTTCTGTTGATGAAAAGGATAATCTACCTGATGTGGCAACACCCAACCAG ATAGCAAAGAGAAAGATTTGGGAGCTAGTACAACCACATCTAAAAACAGATGACGCATGTGTTGCTGCACTAGGAACGCATACAATGCGAGCTTCAACCGGTGTAGTGGTCAGCCCATCTCTAAAAGATGCAGACATATCATAA